The Henckelia pumila isolate YLH828 chromosome 2, ASM3356847v2, whole genome shotgun sequence genome includes a window with the following:
- the LOC140877311 gene encoding uncharacterized protein, whose amino-acid sequence MEQLRKKQVGYLATTTRNIPFTQEILDADLPKQFKLPHVGEYDGKGDPEDHLARFENAALLHKYSDQIKCRSFLTTLIGPAQQWFNMLRPGEIKEFKDFSKSFLHHFASSKKHPTTTFSLFAIKQREHENLRTYIRRFSALALEVPMATPDLLISAFMQGLDTKDFLKSLIKRLPETYEELLARAEKYVNMEEIQVSRAAVKRERPKSPKNNRVPSSNSGMGQPYRPALLGEFTSFTPLRMRKVRALQICDDRKLTQRPPWTEKGPQNRESDKYCHFHNEYGHTTEDCRQLDQEIERIIQQHSEIKDILIRQEGYRQNRRHRGRSRQRARTAPLQEDFNRPNQDQPREDRAHHRPAPLARGIINMIFGGPTDGDSNRARKTSSQKLINMEIDNQTVHTGSTLSFGPEDLKGVSSNHNDALVIRAMAANYDVARIFVDSGSSVNVLFQEAINQMDLDSTRWSPSLHHFLVSRVMKSDLLG is encoded by the coding sequence ATGGAGCAGCTAAGGAAGAAGCAGGTCGGGTACCTAGCTACCACAACCAGAAACATTCCTTTTACTCAGGAGATATTGGATGCCGATCTCCCCAAACAATTCAAATTGCCTCACGTCGGGGAGTATGATGGTAAAGGAGATCCTGAAGACCATTTAGCACGCTTCGAGAATGCAGCTCTGTTGCATAAATATTCTGATCAGATCAAGTGCCGGTCTTTCCTTACTACTCTTATAGGACCAGCCCAGCAATGGTTCAATATGCTACGCCCTGGGGAGATCAAGGAGTTCAAGGATTTTAGCAAATCCTTTTTGCATCACTTTGCTAGCAGCAAAAAGCATCCTACCACTACTTTCAGCCTCTTTGCAATCAAGCAACGAGAACATGAAAATTTGAGAACATATATCCGCAGGTTTAGTGCCTTGGCTCTCGAGGTACCCATGGCTACCCCAGACCTGCTCATCAGTGCCTTCATGCAAGGGCTGGatacaaaagattttctcaAATCTTTAATAAAAAGGCTGCCGGAGACGTACGAGGAATTACTCGCCCGAGCTGAGAAATATGTCAACATGGAAGAGATTCAGGTCTCGCGAGCAGCTGTAAAGAGAGAGCGGCCTAAAAGTCCTAAGAACAATAGGGTTCCGAGTAGCAATTCAGGGATGGGACAACCATACCGACCCGCACTATTGGGTGAATTCACCTCTTTCACTCCTTTGCGCATGAGAAAAGTCCGAGCTCTTCAAATTTGTGACGATCGGAAACTCACACAAAGACCTCCATGGACTGAGAAGGGACCTCAGAATAGGGAATCGGATAAATATTGTCACTTTCATAATGAGTACGGGCATACTACGGAAGACTGCCGTCAATTAGATCAAGAGATTGAAAGGATAATACAACAACATTCTGAAATAAAAGATATATTGATCCGTCAAGAGGGATATCGCCAGAACAGGAGACATCGAGGAAGATCGAGACAGAGAGCCCGAACTGCTCCCCTCCAAGAAGATTTCAATCGCCCAAATCAGGACCAGCCCAGGGAGGACCGAGCTCATCATAGACCGGCTCCTCTTGCCCGAGGAATTATCAACATGATCTTTGGAGGCCCTACCGATGGAGATTCCAATCGAGCCAGGAAAACTAGcagtcaaaaattaataaatatggagATTGACAATCAGACCGTCCACACTGGCTCGACCCTTTCTTTTGGACCAGAAGATTTAAAAGGGGTCTCTAGCAACCATAATGATGCACTGGTAATAAGGGCCATGGCCGCAAATTATGACGTGGCCCGGATATTTGTGGATTCAGGCAGTTCTGTCAATGTTCTATTTCAGGAAGCAATAAATCAAATGGACCTGGACAGTACAAGATGGAGCCCATCGTTGCATCACTTTTTGGTTTCACGGGTCATGAAATCCGACCTGTTGGGTTAG